A genomic region of Thunnus albacares chromosome 4, fThuAlb1.1, whole genome shotgun sequence contains the following coding sequences:
- the LOC122980686 gene encoding ras-related protein rab7, whose product MTSRKKVLLKVIILGDSGVGKTSLMNQYVNKKFSNQYKATIGADFLTKEVMVDDRLVTMQIWDTAGQERFQSLGVAFYRGADCCVLVFDVTAPNTFKTLDSWRDEFLIQASPRDPENFPFVVLGNKIDLENRQVTTKRAQAWCQSKNNIPYFETSAKEAINVEQAFQTIARNALKQETEVELYNEFPEPIKLDRNERAKPSAETCSC is encoded by the exons ATGACGTCAAGGAAGAAAGTACTACTTAAAGTCATCATCCTCGGAGACTCTGG aGTTGGGAAGACCTCATTGATGAACCAGTATGTGAATAAGAAGTTCAGTAACCAGTACAAAGCCACAATAGGTGCTGATTTCTTGACGAAAGAAGTCATGGTGGATGACAGACTTGTCACAATGCAG ATCTGGGACACAGCAGGTCAGGAGAGGTTCCAGTCTTTAGGTGTTGCATTCTACCGCGGAGCAGACTGCTGCGTCCTGGTGTTTGACGTGACAGCACCCAACACCTTCAAGACTCTAGACAGCTGGAGGGACGAGTTCTTGATCCAGGCCAGCCCTCGAGACCCGGAGAATTTCCCCTTTGTGGTGCTGGGCAACAAGATCGACCTGGAGAACAGACAG gtAACAACCAAGCGAGCACAGGCTTGGTGTCAGAGCAAGAACAACATCCCATATTTCGAAACCAGCGCCAAGGAGGCAATCAATGTGGAGCAGGCCTTCCAGACTATTGCACGCAACGCTCTTAAACAG gaGACCGAAGTGGAGTTGTACAATGAGTTCCCTGAGCCAATAAAGCTGGACAGGAACGAGCGAGCCAAGCCGTCAGCGGAGACCTGCAGCTGCTGA